From Acidimicrobiales bacterium:
CACCTCCGGGTCGGGTCCGGCCCCGGGCCCGGGCGGCGGGTCCGGCGGTGGCGCCGGCACCGGTTCGCCGGCAGCAGGGTCGCCGGCGCCCGCCGATCCCCGGCTCCAGTCGGTGGCGGCGGACGTGCCGCGCACCGGCGGCAGCACGACCTGGCCCCTCCTGACCGCGCTCAGCCCCCTGACCCACTACGGCCTCAGCCAGCTCCAGACGGCTCTGGTGGGCTTCGGGAGCTTTCCGGTCGCCGGACCGGCGTACTACACCGACGACTGGCTCGAGTACCGGTCCACCCCCACGCCCCACCTGCACCAGGGCATCGACATCGTGGCCCCGTCCGGGACACCGATCCGCGCTCCCACCGACGGGGACCTGACCTACAGCAACAGCGACCCCGACGGCTACGGGCTCACCGCCATCGTCACCCAGCCCGACCGCACGACGTTCGTTATGGCCCACATGAGCGCGACGGTGCTGGGCCTGGCCACCGGCGCCCAGGTCAAGACCGGTCAGGTGGTCGGGTTCGTCGGGGCAACCGGTGACGCCACCGGGCCCCACTGCCATTTCGAGGTGCATCCCCGCGGCGGTGCCGGCATCGACGGCAAGTCGCTGCTCGACAGGTGGATAGCTCAGGCGCTCGCGGGCGCCCCGGGGCTGGTCGCCGCCTTCGCCGACCCGGGTTCATCTGCGGCGGAGCCCCAGGTCGTCACCGTGCCCGACTCGGTGCCGATCGCCCCGCTGAACCGGGCCCGGGGCCAGGCCCTCTCGCGGGCCGGTGTCCTCCACGGCGCCGGCGCGCCGCCGGTACCGGTCCGCTTCGGGGGTGTCGTCGTGGGTCTCGGCGTGGCCGGCCTCGCCGGGTGGAGCATCGTCCGCCGGCGCCGTTCGGCCGTCTCCACGGCCTGACGCCTGCCGGCGCGGGCCGGGGTAGAACAGACCCATGGCCATCACGACCCAGGAGTCCGATGTCGTCCGGTCCGCCCCCTCCGACCTGCTGATCGGAGGGGAGTGGCGCCGGGCCGCCGGAGGCGCCCGGTTCGCGGTCGACGACCCGTCGACAGGCGAGAGGATCGCCGAGGTCGCCGACGGGGGCCCGGAGGACGCCGTGGCGGCGCTCGCTGCTGCCCATGACGCCGCTCCGGACTGGGCGGCCACACCGCCGCGTACCCGCGCCGAGATCCTCCGCCGGGCCCACGAACAGCTGACCGCCCGGGTCGAGGAGCTGGCGTTGCTCATGACCCTCGAGATGGGCAAGCCCCTCGACCACTCCCGCGCCGAGATCAACTACGCCGCCGAGTTCTTCCGCTGGTTCTCCGAGGAGGCCGTCCGCATACGCGGGGAGTACCTCGTCGCGCCCGACGGCAACGGGCGCATCCTCACCATGCGCCAGTCGGTCGGGCCGTGCCTGTTCGTGACCCCCTGGAACTTCCCGACGGCCATGGGCACGCGCAAGATCGGGCCCGCCATCGCCGCCGGGTGCACCATGGTCGTGAAGCCGGCGTCGCTGACCCCGCTCTCCATGCTGGCGCTGGCCCGCGTGCTCGAGGAGTGCGGGCTTCCTCCCGGGGTCCTCAATGTCGTCACCACGTCCCGTTCGGGGCCGACGCTCGATCCCCTCTACGCCGATCCCCGCCTGCGCAAGCTGTCGTTCACCGGATCGACGGAGGTCGGCCGCCAGCTGATGGCCCGGGCCTCCGAGCGGGTGCTCCGCGTGTCGATGGAGCTGGGTGGTAACGCGCCCTTCGTGGTCTTCGCCGACGCCGACCTCGACGCCGCCGTCGACGGCGCCGTGATCGCCAAGATGCGCAACGTCGGGGAGGCGTGCACCGCCGCCAACCGCTTCTTGGTCGAGGCGTCCGTGGCCGATGACTTCGCCGCCCGCCTGGCCGCCCGGCTCGGTGCCATGAAGGTGGGGCGGGGGACCGACCCCGGGGTGGAGGTGGGACCCCTGGTCGACGCGGCCACGCGCGACAAGGTCGAGGAGCTGGTGGACGACGCGACCGGCAAGGGGGCCCGCGCCCTCGTAGGCGGGGGCCGGGGAGCGGGGCCGGGCTACTTCTTCGAGCCCACCGTGCTCACCGGCGTGCCGGCCGAGGCCCGCCTGCTGAAGGAGGAGATCTTCGGTCCGGTGGCCCCGGTTACCACCTTCGGCTCGGACGACGAGGCGGTGGCCATGGCCAACGACACCGAGTTCGGACTGGTGGCGTACCTGTACACGCGTGATCTGAACCGGGCCCTGCGGGTCGTCGAGCGCCTCGAGACAGGGATGGTCGGTCTCAACCGGGGCATGGTCTCGAACCCCGCCGCCCCGTTCGGCGGGGTCAAGGAGTCGGGGATCGGTCGCGAGGGCGGCCGGGAGGGGATCGAGGAATACCTTTCCGTGAAGTACGTGAGCGTGGCCCTGCCCTGAGGCTCCTCCGGCCCGACCACGCTGCCGCCCCCGATGGCAGGTCCCCGTTCAGGTACTCCGCCCTATCGGCTCTCAATTCAGATTACTTGAGAACTAATTTCTGCATAGCCCGATCGGGCCATGACCCGCGCCGACGCGGCGATCCGGAGGAGCTGGCCCGGCACTACGCCCAGCTGGTCGGCAAGCACCCGCATCTCGGCGTTCTCGGTGGCTGCTGCGGCACCGATCTCCGTCACGTGGAAGCCATCGCTCGAGCGTGCGTGCCCGCTCGGTGACGAATCGGGCGGGGCGTCTCAGCTCCGGGCGTAGGCCTCCAGCGCCTCGGTGAGGCTGAGCTCCTGGACGGCGGGGGTGGCGGCCACCGCCGCCAGCCACTCCGGGCGGATCAGGGCGGCCACGCTGATCGTGATCGGCACCGCCAGCTCCGACAGGTTGGCCGCCTGCCAGGCGAACGACACCGCGTAGTCGGGGGGCCGGAGGTCGCGGCTGAGCTCGGCCAGCGCCAGGGGGTCCGGGGGCCGGGGCGCGTCGGGGGCCAGCTGCACGACGTGCGGGGAGCCGGGAGCGGGTCCACCGCCCGCCAGTCCGGGCCCGTCGGCCAGCACCGCGCCGCGCACCAGGTCGGGCCGGGCGCCGGCGATCAGCAGGGCCACGTAGGCCCCCAGGCCGCGGCCCACGACCGTGCACGGCCCGAGATGGGCCAGGGCGGCGTCGGCGTCGCCCATCAGGGCCTCGGCGGTGTAGCCCCCTCCACTCGGTACGGTCGAGCGGCCGTGGCCGGTGAAGTCGAGGGCGTGCACCGGGCCGGGCCAGCCCTCCGCCCACGCCGGAACACCCGCCGGCGCCTGCTCGCCGAGGCCGTGAAGCAGCAGGAGAGGGGCGGAGCCGGCGCCGGCGCCCGCGGGGGACGGAGCGGCGCCCAGATGGTGCAGGGCCAGCCTCACCTTGCCGTGGACCAGCCAGGTGGGCGCGTCCGCCGTCACGCTGGTCATCCGAGGAACTCGAGGGCCAGCGCCGCCACCCGCTCCGGCGCCTCGATGTGCACGAAGTGGCCGGCCTCCTCCACCGTGACCAGCCGGCCCCCCGGAGGCATGAACGGGGCCACGTCGGCGGGGTCGGTGTTCCACCCCATGACCTCGGGCTGCACGCCCAGGATGCCGAGCACCGGCATCCCCAACGCCGACAGGCGGGACATGGCCCACTCCGGCCGCCACGGCCCGAAGCCGCCCATGCGGAGGCTGGGATCGATCTTCCACCGCCAGCCGTCCGGGTCCCGCCGGGCCCCGACGGTGACCAGGTAGCGGAGCCAGTCCATCGGCAGCCGCGGGTTCATGCGGGCCCGCCGGCGGGCCAGGTCGTCGATCGATCCCGGCCGGCGCAGCGCCGACGCCAACCCCCGGCGGTGGTCGAGCCACGACGACAGCTCACCGGCGCGCATGCGCGTGCGCTCGTGGTCGGCCACGTCGGGCTGGGGGCGCCGCGACGGGAGGCCGTCGATGTTCACGACGTGGCTGACCCGGTGGGGACAGGCGTCGGCCAGGTGCAGCATGAGGTTCCCGCCCTTGGAGTGGGCCACCACCGGTATGGGCCGGGTCGAGATGGTGTCCATGACCGCCAGGGCGTCACGCACGTCGGCGTCCCAGCTGTACAGGGCCGTGTGCTCCGAATCCCCGTGCCCGCGCTGGTCCCATGCCACGACCCGCCAGCCCGCCGCCGCGACCTTCGGGGCAAAGACCGAGAAGGTGCGGGCAAAGTCGAAGCCCCCGTGGGTGAACAGCAGGGGGGGGTCGGCCTCGTCCCCCCACTCGTGCACGGCAATGGCCACGCCCTGCGACTGCACCGTGCGGGTGCGGTCGGGCGCCCTCGCTCCCGGATAGCTGACGCTCCCGGCGTCGTCCGGCTCGCTCACGTCCGGCGCCATCGCGTCAGTACGACTTCGGCAGGCCGAGCGAGTGCTGGCCCACGAAGTTGAGGATCATCTCCCGGCTGACCGGGGCGGTCCGCAGCAGCCGGGTGAAGCCCCAGAAGTCGGCCAGGCCGTACTCCGACGCCAGCCCGTTGCCGCCGTGCACCTGGATGGCCTGGTCGAGGGCGGCCAGGGCCGCCTCGGCGGAGGCGTACTTGGCCATGTTGGCGGCCTCTCCGGCGTCGCGCTGCTGATCGTGGAGCCAGGCCGCCTTGGCCGTCATCAGGCGGGCCAGCTCGGTCTCGACCTTGGCCTTGGCCAGGGGGTGGGACAGTCCCTGATGGGTGCCGATCGGAACCCCCCACACCGAGCGCTCGCGGGCGTACTCGGACGCCCGGCCGAGGGCGTACCGGGCCACCCCGTTGGCGATGGCGGCGCCGGTGATCCGCTCCGGGTTGAGACCGGAGAACACCTGGTGGAGACCGGCGCCCTCGGCGCCGACCAGGCGGTCCGGGCCCACCTCCACGCCGTCGAAGAACAGGGTGTACTGCTTCTCCGGCGCCACGATCTCCACCGGGATGACCTCGCGCTGCAGCCCGGGGGCGTCGGTGTCGACGACGAACAGGGACAGCCGGGCCCGCCCGGTGACCGGGTCGGAGCCGCTGCGGGTGACGACCAGCACCGCCTCGGCCTCGTCGACGCCGGAGATGTAGTACTTGGTCCCACTGATCCGCCAGCCCTCCCCGGCCGGCGTGGCGGAGGTGGATATGCGGTGGGAGTTCGACCCGGCGTCGGGCTCGGTGATCGCAAAGGCCATCTTCCTGCTGCCGTCGGCCAGCCCCGGCAGCCAGGTGCGACGCTGCTCCTCGGTTCCGTGGCGCTCGATGACGGTGCCGCAGATGGCGGGGGACACCACCAGCAGGAGGAGCGGGCAGCCCGCCGCCGCCAGCTCCTCGCAGACGATCGCCAGCTCGGAGATGCCCATGCCGCCGCCGCCGTAGGCCCCGGGGATGCTGACCCCCAGGTATCCGGGGCGGGCCAGCGCGTCCCACAGCTCGGTCGAACGGGCCCCGGCCCGGGCCTGGCGCACGAAGTACTCGTGGCCGAACCGGGCCGCCACCCCCGCCACGGCCTCGCGCAGCATGGCCTGCTCGGGCGTCTCGGCGAAGTCCATGGCGACGCATTCTCGCAGGCCCGCCAAATCGTCTGAGGCGGTCCGGGGCTGGGATATCATCGTGGGGTTCCGCGGCTGGGCCAATGTCGTCCCTGACCGGGCAATACCGGGTGAGCACCCGCCGCTTCGTCAGAGGATGACCATGACCGTAGAGCCCCGGGCCGGCGCCGGCCTGTACGACCCCCGCTTCGAGCACGACGCGTGCGGAGTGGCCTTCGTCGTCGACATGCACGGCCGGCGCAGCCACGGCATCGTCCGGCAGGGCCTGTCCGCCCTCTGCGACCTGGAGCACCGGGGCGCCTCGGGATCGGAGGCCAACACCGGGGACGGGGCCGGGATCCTGCTGCAGATGCCCGACGCCTTCCTGCGCGCCGTGTCCGGCATCGACCTGCCCCCGGCCGGCGCCTACGCGGCCGGGATGGCGTTCCTGCCTTCGGAGGACCCCGACGGCGTGGCGGCGGCGGTGGAGGCCGTGGTCGACGAGGAGGGGTTCCGCCTCCTCGGCTGGCGGGACGTCCCGGTGGACGACTCGATGATCGGCGCCACGGCCCGATCGTGCGAGCCGGTGTTCCGCCATCTGTTCGTGGCCCGACCCGGCCCGGACGGGCGGCTCGAGAACGGCCTTGCCCTCGAACGGCTGGTGTTCATGCTGCGCAAGCGCATCGAGCACTCCGTGCCGGGGGTCTACCTCCCGTCGCTGTCGTCGCGGACCCTGATCTACAAGGGCATGCTCACCGCGCCCCAGCTGCCGCCGTTCTTCCCCGACCTGGCGGACGAGCGCCTCACCAGCGCCCTGGCCCTCGTGCACTCGCGGTTCTCGACCAACACCTTCCCGTCGTGGCCGCTGGCCCACCCGTACCGGATCATCGCCCACAACGGTGAGATCAACACTCTCCAGGGGAACCGCAACTGGATGCGGGCCCGGGAGGCGCTGCTGGCCGGGGCCGAGCTGCCCGGGGACCCCGAGCGGATCTTCCCGATCTGCACTCCCGGGGCCAGCGACTCGGCGTCCTTCGACGAGGTCCTCGAGCTCCTGCACCTTGCCGGGCGGCCCCTGCCCCACGCCGTGCTGATGATGATCCCCGAAGCGTGGGAGAACCACGCGTCCATGGATCCGGCCCGGCGGGCCTTCTACCAGTTCCACGCCTCGCTGATGGAGCCGTGGGACGGCCCGGCGGCCGTGGCGTTCACCGACGGGACGGTCATCGGCGCCGTGCTCGACCGCAACGGGCTGCGGCCCCTGCGCTACTGGGTGACCGATGACGGCCTCGTCGTCATGGCGTCCGAGGCCGGGGTGCTCGAGATCGAGCCGGCGCGGGTCGTCGAGAAGGGCCGGGTCCAGCCCGGGCGCATGTTCCTCGTCGACACCGGGCGGGGCCGGATCGTGCGCGACGACGAGATCAAGGCCGAGCTGGCCGCCGAGCACCCCTACCAGGAGTGGCTCGACGCCGGGCTCGTCCACCTCCACGACCTCCCTCCCCGACACATGCTCGTGCCCCAGCACTCCTCGGTCGTGCTGCACCAGCGGGTGTTCGGCTACACCCAGGAGGAGCTGCGGCTCCTGCTCGGCCCGATGGCCCGGGTCGGCGCCGAGCCGGTCGGCTCGATGGGCACCGACACCCCGATCGCCGTCCTGTCGGCCCGGCCCCGGCTGCTGTTCGACTACTTCGCCCAGCTGTTCGCCCAGGTCACCAACCCGCCGCTCGACGCCATCCGGGAGGAGCTGGTGACCTCCCTCTCCTCCACCATCGGCCCCGAGGGGAACCTGCTCGAGCCGACGCCGGAGTCGTGCCACCAGATCGTCCTGCCGTTCCCGGTCATCGACAACGAGGACCTGGCCCGGCTGCGCTACATCAACGAGCACGGGGAGACCCCGGGCTTCCGCGCCGTCGCCGTCGACGGCCTGTACGAGGTAGCGGGGGGCGGGCCGGCGCTGCGCCGGGCCCTCGACGAGGTCAGGGCCAAGGTCAGCGCCGCCATCGAGGGGGGCGCCAACATCATCATCCTGTCCGACCGCTTCAGCTCGGCGGAGCTGGCTCCGATCCCGTCGCTTCTGTTGACCTCGGCCGTCCACCACCACCTGGTGCGGGCGCGGACGCGCACGCGCGTCGGCCTGATCGTCGAGGCGGGGGACGCGCGCGAGGTGCACCACGTGGCCCTGCTGGTGGGCTACGGCGCCGCCGCCGTGAACCCCTACCTGGCCTTCGAGACCATCGACGACATGATCGAGACCGGGGCCCTCCGCGGCGTCAGCAACCGGGACGCCCGCCACCATTACATCAAGGCGCTGGGCAAGGGCGTGCTCAAGGTGATGTCGAAGATGGGCATCTCCACCGTGGCGTCCTACACCGGCGCCCAGGTGTTCGAGTCGATCGGGCTCGGGGTCGACCTGGTCGAGGAGTACTTCCCCGGCACCGTGTCCCGCCTGGGCGGCATCGGCCTCGACGAGATCGCCGCCGAGGTGGCGGCCCGCCACCACGTGGCCCATCCCGACCGCCCCGAGGAGCTGGCCC
This genomic window contains:
- a CDS encoding M23 family metallopeptidase, whose translation is MALAAFCLVVPATSVALAAGSPAGGLSPHATGPATADTTPPTTAPTLPTARTTSTTSPGLTTSTTGTDTTATSDTTTTTSTDAGSSTSTTGGSDNGGATSGTSGSGPAPGPGGGSGGGAGTGSPAAGSPAPADPRLQSVAADVPRTGGSTTWPLLTALSPLTHYGLSQLQTALVGFGSFPVAGPAYYTDDWLEYRSTPTPHLHQGIDIVAPSGTPIRAPTDGDLTYSNSDPDGYGLTAIVTQPDRTTFVMAHMSATVLGLATGAQVKTGQVVGFVGATGDATGPHCHFEVHPRGGAGIDGKSLLDRWIAQALAGAPGLVAAFADPGSSAAEPQVVTVPDSVPIAPLNRARGQALSRAGVLHGAGAPPVPVRFGGVVVGLGVAGLAGWSIVRRRRSAVSTA
- a CDS encoding NAD-dependent succinate-semialdehyde dehydrogenase gives rise to the protein MAITTQESDVVRSAPSDLLIGGEWRRAAGGARFAVDDPSTGERIAEVADGGPEDAVAALAAAHDAAPDWAATPPRTRAEILRRAHEQLTARVEELALLMTLEMGKPLDHSRAEINYAAEFFRWFSEEAVRIRGEYLVAPDGNGRILTMRQSVGPCLFVTPWNFPTAMGTRKIGPAIAAGCTMVVKPASLTPLSMLALARVLEECGLPPGVLNVVTTSRSGPTLDPLYADPRLRKLSFTGSTEVGRQLMARASERVLRVSMELGGNAPFVVFADADLDAAVDGAVIAKMRNVGEACTAANRFLVEASVADDFAARLAARLGAMKVGRGTDPGVEVGPLVDAATRDKVEELVDDATGKGARALVGGGRGAGPGYFFEPTVLTGVPAEARLLKEEIFGPVAPVTTFGSDDEAVAMANDTEFGLVAYLYTRDLNRALRVVERLETGMVGLNRGMVSNPAAPFGGVKESGIGREGGREGIEEYLSVKYVSVALP
- a CDS encoding alpha/beta hydrolase, which codes for MTSVTADAPTWLVHGKVRLALHHLGAAPSPAGAGAGSAPLLLLHGLGEQAPAGVPAWAEGWPGPVHALDFTGHGRSTVPSGGGYTAEALMGDADAALAHLGPCTVVGRGLGAYVALLIAGARPDLVRGAVLADGPGLAGGGPAPGSPHVVQLAPDAPRPPDPLALAELSRDLRPPDYAVSFAWQAANLSELAVPITISVAALIRPEWLAAVAATPAVQELSLTEALEAYARS
- a CDS encoding alpha/beta hydrolase yields the protein MSEPDDAGSVSYPGARAPDRTRTVQSQGVAIAVHEWGDEADPPLLFTHGGFDFARTFSVFAPKVAAAGWRVVAWDQRGHGDSEHTALYSWDADVRDALAVMDTISTRPIPVVAHSKGGNLMLHLADACPHRVSHVVNIDGLPSRRPQPDVADHERTRMRAGELSSWLDHRRGLASALRRPGSIDDLARRRARMNPRLPMDWLRYLVTVGARRDPDGWRWKIDPSLRMGGFGPWRPEWAMSRLSALGMPVLGILGVQPEVMGWNTDPADVAPFMPPGGRLVTVEEAGHFVHIEAPERVAALALEFLG
- a CDS encoding acyl-CoA dehydrogenase family protein, whose translation is MDFAETPEQAMLREAVAGVAARFGHEYFVRQARAGARSTELWDALARPGYLGVSIPGAYGGGGMGISELAIVCEELAAAGCPLLLLVVSPAICGTVIERHGTEEQRRTWLPGLADGSRKMAFAITEPDAGSNSHRISTSATPAGEGWRISGTKYYISGVDEAEAVLVVTRSGSDPVTGRARLSLFVVDTDAPGLQREVIPVEIVAPEKQYTLFFDGVEVGPDRLVGAEGAGLHQVFSGLNPERITGAAIANGVARYALGRASEYARERSVWGVPIGTHQGLSHPLAKAKVETELARLMTAKAAWLHDQQRDAGEAANMAKYASAEAALAALDQAIQVHGGNGLASEYGLADFWGFTRLLRTAPVSREMILNFVGQHSLGLPKSY
- a CDS encoding glutamate synthase central domain-containing protein, with amino-acid sequence MTVEPRAGAGLYDPRFEHDACGVAFVVDMHGRRSHGIVRQGLSALCDLEHRGASGSEANTGDGAGILLQMPDAFLRAVSGIDLPPAGAYAAGMAFLPSEDPDGVAAAVEAVVDEEGFRLLGWRDVPVDDSMIGATARSCEPVFRHLFVARPGPDGRLENGLALERLVFMLRKRIEHSVPGVYLPSLSSRTLIYKGMLTAPQLPPFFPDLADERLTSALALVHSRFSTNTFPSWPLAHPYRIIAHNGEINTLQGNRNWMRAREALLAGAELPGDPERIFPICTPGASDSASFDEVLELLHLAGRPLPHAVLMMIPEAWENHASMDPARRAFYQFHASLMEPWDGPAAVAFTDGTVIGAVLDRNGLRPLRYWVTDDGLVVMASEAGVLEIEPARVVEKGRVQPGRMFLVDTGRGRIVRDDEIKAELAAEHPYQEWLDAGLVHLHDLPPRHMLVPQHSSVVLHQRVFGYTQEELRLLLGPMARVGAEPVGSMGTDTPIAVLSARPRLLFDYFAQLFAQVTNPPLDAIREELVTSLSSTIGPEGNLLEPTPESCHQIVLPFPVIDNEDLARLRYINEHGETPGFRAVAVDGLYEVAGGGPALRRALDEVRAKVSAAIEGGANIIILSDRFSSAELAPIPSLLLTSAVHHHLVRARTRTRVGLIVEAGDAREVHHVALLVGYGAAAVNPYLAFETIDDMIETGALRGVSNRDARHHYIKALGKGVLKVMSKMGISTVASYTGAQVFESIGLGVDLVEEYFPGTVSRLGGIGLDEIAAEVAARHHVAHPDRPEELAHRPLPAGGEYQWRREGEYHLFNPETVFRLQHGTRTRRYEIFKQYTQLVDDQARHLATLRGLFRFRTGTRPPVPIEEVEPVSEIVRRFSTGAMSYGSISAEAHQTLAVAMNRLGGR